One genomic window of Salvia miltiorrhiza cultivar Shanhuang (shh) chromosome 4, IMPLAD_Smil_shh, whole genome shotgun sequence includes the following:
- the LOC131022986 gene encoding receptor-like kinase TMK4 translates to MPPRPPPPLLPEPHSPLCRGRLRRHVLPLLAPSGWSSSAHFCTWNNVKCDSTNSFVASINLDSVVVSGTLPPETNQLSQLQSLAVQQNSLTGALHSFQNMTSLEQLYLDNNDFTSIPNNFLAGLTNLQVFSISMEFGRSSVVYEVDTGPEEHTEKEAKVIQISGDFLTKQPDGSVQSGGTTYLSQAAKWLSFA, encoded by the exons ATGCCACCGCGGCCTCCACCTCCTCTCCTTCCTGAGCCTCATTCTCCTCTCTGCCGCGGACGACTTCGCCGCCATGTCCTCCCTCTCCTCGCCCCCAGCGGCTGGTCCTCCTCCGCCCACTTCTGCACCTGGAACAACGTCAAGTGCGACTCCACCAACTCCTTCGTCGCCAGCATCAACCTCGACTCCGTCGTTGTCTCCGGCACTCTGCCTCCCGAAACCAACCAGCTTTCCCAACTCCAATCCCTCGCCGTCCAGCAAAACTCCCTCACCGGAGCCCTACATTCCTTCCAAAATATGACCTCTCTCGAGCAACTCTACCTTGACAACAATGATTTCACTTCAATCCCCAACAACTTCCTCGCAGGCCTCACCAATCTCCAAGTTTTCAGCATAA GTATGGAATTTGGTAGATCTTCGGTGGTTTATGAGGTTGATACCGGGCCTGAAGAGCATACTGAAAAGGAGGCGAAGGTGATTCAGATTTCGGGGGATTTTCTCACAAAGCAACCGGACGGAAGTGTTCAATCTGGTGGGACGACTTATTTGTCCCAAGCCGCCAAATGGTTATCATTTGCTTGA